The Paenibacillus sp. RUD330 genome has a segment encoding these proteins:
- the lysA gene encoding diaminopimelate decarboxylase, translating into MYLHGTAQVNEQGRLEIGGCDTKDLAEQYGTPLYIVDEALVRQRAREYVDAFKASGFKFQVAYASKAFSTVAMCAIAEQEGMSLDVVSDGELHTALQAGFPAERIHFHGNNKTPFEIEMAIDAGIGCFVVDNFTELELLNAIAGSKSRKVSILLRITPGVEAHTHDYISTGQQDSKFGFDLAAGAAYRAVETASKLENLVLLGIHSHIGSQIFEVEGFRMAAAKAAEFAVEVRDKLGHIFRVINLGGGFGIRYTEEDAPLPAGTYIAAITDAIRSNFSAADYPLPEIWIEPGRSIVGDAGTTLYTVGTFKEIPGVRKYVAVDGGMTDNPRPALYESKYDAVLANRASEPASETVSVAGKCCESGDMLIWDLELPKAESGDLLAVFCTGAYNYAMASNYNRIRRPAVVLVKDGQSDLAVQRESLEDISRNDLLPERLRKAGVQSFS; encoded by the coding sequence ATGTATTTGCACGGAACAGCCCAAGTCAACGAGCAGGGCCGCCTGGAAATCGGCGGCTGCGATACGAAGGATCTGGCGGAACAGTACGGCACTCCGCTCTATATTGTGGATGAGGCACTTGTGCGTCAGCGTGCAAGGGAATATGTCGACGCATTCAAGGCTTCCGGCTTCAAGTTCCAGGTTGCCTACGCAAGCAAGGCGTTCAGCACCGTGGCGATGTGCGCTATTGCCGAGCAGGAAGGGATGTCTCTCGACGTCGTATCCGACGGAGAGCTGCACACCGCTCTGCAGGCCGGCTTCCCGGCGGAGCGCATCCACTTCCACGGCAACAACAAGACGCCTTTCGAGATCGAGATGGCCATCGACGCCGGAATCGGCTGCTTTGTAGTGGACAACTTCACCGAGCTCGAGCTGCTGAACGCAATCGCCGGGTCCAAAAGCCGCAAAGTCAGCATTCTGCTGCGGATCACACCGGGGGTAGAAGCGCATACCCATGACTACATCTCCACGGGACAGCAGGATTCGAAGTTCGGCTTCGATCTTGCGGCCGGTGCCGCCTATCGTGCCGTAGAGACAGCGTCCAAGCTCGAAAATCTCGTGCTCCTGGGCATTCACTCCCATATCGGCTCCCAAATTTTCGAAGTGGAAGGATTCCGCATGGCGGCTGCCAAAGCGGCTGAATTCGCTGTCGAAGTCCGAGACAAGCTGGGCCATATCTTCCGCGTCATCAACCTCGGCGGCGGCTTCGGCATCCGCTACACGGAAGAGGATGCCCCGCTTCCGGCCGGAACTTATATCGCCGCGATCACCGATGCGATCCGCTCCAACTTCTCCGCAGCCGACTACCCGCTGCCCGAGATCTGGATCGAGCCGGGCCGCAGCATCGTCGGCGATGCCGGCACGACGCTGTACACCGTCGGCACGTTCAAGGAAATTCCCGGCGTGCGCAAGTATGTTGCCGTCGACGGCGGCATGACCGACAATCCGCGCCCTGCGTTGTATGAGTCCAAATACGACGCCGTGCTTGCGAACCGCGCTTCCGAGCCTGCGAGCGAGACCGTTTCCGTAGCGGGCAAATGCTGCGAGAGCGGCGACATGCTCATCTGGGACCTGGAGCTGCCGAAGGCGGAGAGCGGCGATCTGCTGGCTGTATTCTGCACAGGCGCCTACAACTACGCCATGGCGAGCAATTACAACCGCATCCGCCGTCCGGCTGTCGTTCTCGTCAAGGACGGACAGTCCGACCTCGCCGTGCAGCGCGAATCGCTGGAGGACATTTCACGGAATGACCTTCTGCCGGAGCGCCTGCGCAAGGCCGGCGTCCAATCCTTCTCGTAA
- a CDS encoding stage V sporulation protein AB encodes MADLCAGMFMGVLGLAGGIAVGSGMVALLIVFDLIPRLAQLARAFSKAAVFESAVVGGSVFWTWADFFEWRMRLPVVLALPLPGLLCGIFIGMLAAALTEVMNVLPILAKRLRLTAFLGALVMAMVIGKTAGSLFDWLVYQW; translated from the coding sequence ATGGCTGACCTGTGCGCGGGAATGTTCATGGGCGTGCTCGGCTTGGCCGGGGGCATCGCGGTCGGGAGCGGCATGGTGGCGCTGCTGATCGTCTTCGATCTGATTCCGAGGCTGGCGCAGCTTGCCCGGGCGTTCAGCAAAGCCGCCGTGTTCGAATCGGCTGTCGTCGGGGGCTCGGTGTTCTGGACCTGGGCGGATTTCTTCGAGTGGCGGATGCGCCTGCCGGTAGTCCTCGCCCTACCATTGCCGGGACTGCTGTGCGGCATCTTCATCGGCATGCTGGCCGCCGCCTTGACGGAAGTGATGAATGTGCTCCCGATTCTGGCCAAGCGGCTGCGGTTGACGGCATTTCTGGGCGCGCTCGTCATGGCGATGGTGATCGGCAAGACGGCGGGCTCTTTGTTCGATTGGCTCGTTTATCAGTGGTAG
- a CDS encoding peptidylprolyl isomerase, which translates to MAKQAKITLENGGEVVLDLFDKDAPNTVANFEKLANEGFYNGLSFHRVIPGFVAQGGCPNGTGTGGPGYTINCEINPNKHERGSLAMAHAGRNTGGSQFYICYQPQPHLDGQHTVFGKVAKGMEYVDAFNNGTKMAKVEVSEA; encoded by the coding sequence ATGGCAAAACAAGCAAAAATCACGCTGGAGAACGGCGGAGAAGTGGTTCTGGACCTGTTCGATAAGGACGCCCCGAACACGGTTGCCAACTTTGAAAAGCTCGCGAACGAGGGCTTCTACAACGGCCTGAGCTTCCACCGCGTCATTCCGGGATTCGTCGCTCAAGGCGGCTGCCCGAACGGCACCGGCACCGGCGGCCCCGGCTATACGATCAACTGCGAGATCAACCCGAACAAGCACGAGCGCGGTTCCCTCGCGATGGCGCATGCGGGACGCAATACGGGCGGCAGCCAGTTCTACATCTGCTACCAGCCGCAGCCGCATCTGGACGGACAGCATACCGTCTTCGGCAAAGTTGCCAAAGGCATGGAGTATGTCGATGCGTTCAACAACGGCACGAAAATGGCCAAAGTCGAAGTTTCCGAGGCTTAA
- a CDS encoding stage V sporulation protein AA encodes MKGKPADPTETKVYLRMKKRITVPPGSTVRLGAVARLLAEPPLLERLQQLPLYTHCKEDGNRVVIDVLQIIKTLREQSPATMVETYGDPQVLIMVEENGASASPRAAVLVAAWLLLFFGAGLAIMNFHTDVSMKEVHQRLAFLLTGKETLHPLWFQIPYSFGVGLGMIIFFNRIFRRRFNEEPNPLELEMYTYQENINAYVIADEMRKKAGRVEEKSDG; translated from the coding sequence ATGAAGGGCAAGCCGGCTGATCCGACGGAGACGAAGGTCTACCTGCGGATGAAAAAAAGAATAACGGTTCCGCCCGGAAGCACGGTCCGCCTCGGAGCGGTCGCACGGCTGCTCGCCGAACCGCCGCTGCTGGAGCGGCTGCAGCAGCTGCCGCTATACACCCACTGCAAGGAAGACGGCAACCGGGTCGTCATCGACGTGCTGCAGATCATCAAGACGCTGCGGGAGCAATCCCCGGCCACGATGGTGGAGACCTACGGCGATCCCCAGGTGCTCATCATGGTCGAGGAGAACGGGGCATCCGCATCGCCGCGCGCCGCCGTTCTGGTCGCCGCCTGGCTGCTGCTTTTTTTCGGAGCGGGTCTGGCCATCATGAACTTCCATACGGATGTCAGCATGAAAGAGGTCCATCAGCGGCTCGCCTTCCTGCTTACCGGCAAGGAGACGCTCCATCCGCTCTGGTTCCAGATTCCGTATTCGTTCGGCGTCGGGCTGGGGATGATCATTTTCTTCAACCGCATTTTCCGCCGGCGGTTCAACGAGGAGCCCAACCCGCTGGAGCTGGAAATGTATACCTATCAGGAGAATATCAACGCCTACGTCATTGCCGATGAGATGCGGAAGAAAGCGGGGAGAGTGGAGGAGAAAAGCGATGGCTGA
- a CDS encoding spore germination protein, with protein MTKWQRVKRIGGEEGKPAESRGEKRDMSIDEDWMEAFLLEGAGELGDFGERSDAAEEDLAGALVPEAPDRDEPFKSTADRPASRREAESADEDWASLLAEEDKSLPARQADPHAGSSGKPLNHGEAAASDGHERKELAPAEEHEEAKVPFDGPDAGSAPDSSGKTKRGRLEAADSVEADFEEEHSGKGDAGIRDSGKRDSGKGDSVVGDPEKGKSGKGKQAGKNSAPGTNGDALEPIPDDIEEFVERLKEEAGYKTSFDVIVRQMTLGGKKTAFFMLNGLSSGQLMTEILERLTFLQADAVTSHALESFMNLFVPAVQVEQEKDWNMMMTGVLSGSTGMYIDGESTMLIIDTKMFPMRGPEEPSLERVVRGSRDGFVETMLMNVSLVRRRLRDPMLRLENIRVGERTRSDVCVAYIDDIADKELVESIRDKITAVKLDGIPLADKQLEEATVKRGWNPYPLVRYSERPDVVAAHLLEGNVAVFVDTSPSVMILPTTFFDLVQHAEENRQTPFIGTYLRWLRFFGIMASLFLVPIWLLFAMNPHLLPPSLAFIGPAKLSKLPLFVQFLLAEAGIDLMRMAAIHTPTPLAMAISLVSAILVGDIAVQTGLFINEVILYMAIAAIGMFATPSYELSLANRIVRLLLICLVAAFHIPGLVLGWTAVFVLLVMQRSFNRPYMWPFIPFDPKGMINIILRMPVMKNKKRPNLLRPQQRDKMPDAEGG; from the coding sequence ATGACGAAATGGCAGCGAGTGAAGCGGATCGGCGGAGAGGAAGGAAAGCCGGCGGAGAGCCGCGGAGAAAAAAGGGATATGTCCATCGACGAGGACTGGATGGAAGCTTTCCTGCTGGAGGGTGCGGGAGAGCTCGGAGATTTCGGCGAGCGGAGCGATGCTGCGGAGGAGGATCTGGCCGGAGCGCTTGTACCCGAAGCGCCGGATCGGGACGAACCGTTCAAGTCGACGGCGGACCGTCCGGCAAGCAGGCGCGAAGCCGAATCCGCAGACGAGGATTGGGCCAGCCTGCTGGCCGAGGAGGATAAATCCTTGCCGGCGAGACAGGCCGATCCGCATGCAGGAAGCAGCGGCAAGCCGCTGAATCATGGAGAGGCGGCTGCCTCCGATGGCCATGAACGGAAAGAGCTTGCCCCAGCAGAGGAGCATGAGGAAGCAAAGGTGCCGTTTGACGGCCCGGATGCCGGAAGCGCGCCCGATTCCAGCGGCAAGACGAAGCGCGGCAGGCTGGAAGCCGCCGATTCCGTCGAAGCTGATTTTGAAGAAGAGCATTCCGGCAAAGGAGATGCTGGCATAAGGGATTCGGGGAAAAGGGATTCCGGCAAAGGAGATTCCGTCGTAGGGGATCCGGAGAAGGGCAAGTCCGGCAAGGGCAAGCAAGCCGGGAAAAATTCCGCGCCTGGAACGAACGGAGATGCGCTGGAGCCGATCCCGGACGATATCGAGGAGTTCGTCGAGCGCCTGAAGGAGGAGGCCGGCTACAAGACGAGCTTCGACGTCATTGTCCGGCAGATGACCTTGGGCGGCAAAAAGACGGCTTTCTTCATGCTCAACGGCCTTTCAAGCGGCCAGCTGATGACCGAGATCCTCGAACGGCTCACCTTCCTGCAAGCGGACGCGGTTACGTCGCATGCGCTGGAGTCGTTCATGAATCTCTTCGTTCCGGCTGTGCAGGTCGAGCAGGAGAAGGACTGGAACATGATGATGACCGGCGTGCTGAGCGGCTCGACGGGCATGTATATCGACGGGGAATCGACGATGCTCATCATCGATACGAAGATGTTCCCGATGCGCGGTCCGGAGGAGCCTTCGCTGGAGCGCGTCGTCCGCGGCTCGCGCGACGGGTTCGTCGAGACGATGCTGATGAACGTGTCGCTCGTGCGCCGCAGGCTGAGGGATCCGATGCTCCGCCTGGAAAACATCCGGGTCGGAGAGCGGACAAGGAGCGACGTCTGCGTCGCTTATATCGACGACATCGCGGACAAGGAGCTCGTCGAATCGATCCGCGACAAGATCACGGCCGTCAAGCTTGACGGCATTCCGCTCGCGGACAAACAGCTGGAAGAGGCGACAGTCAAGCGCGGATGGAACCCGTACCCGCTTGTCCGTTATTCGGAGCGACCGGATGTGGTCGCCGCGCATTTGCTGGAAGGCAACGTCGCCGTATTCGTCGACACCTCTCCGAGCGTCATGATCCTGCCGACGACCTTTTTCGATCTGGTCCAGCATGCGGAAGAGAACAGGCAGACGCCGTTTATCGGAACTTATTTGAGATGGCTCCGCTTTTTCGGCATCATGGCTTCGCTGTTTCTCGTCCCGATCTGGCTGCTGTTCGCCATGAATCCGCATCTGCTTCCGCCCTCGCTGGCTTTCATCGGGCCGGCTAAGCTCAGCAAGCTGCCGCTGTTCGTCCAGTTCCTGCTGGCGGAAGCGGGCATCGATCTCATGCGGATGGCCGCGATCCATACGCCTACGCCGCTGGCGATGGCGATCTCGCTCGTGTCCGCGATTCTTGTCGGGGATATCGCCGTCCAGACCGGCCTGTTCATCAACGAGGTCATTCTGTACATGGCCATCGCCGCCATCGGCATGTTCGCCACGCCGAGCTACGAGCTCAGCCTCGCCAACCGGATCGTGAGGCTGCTGCTGATCTGCTTAGTGGCGGCCTTCCATATTCCCGGTCTTGTGCTGGGATGGACGGCCGTGTTCGTCCTGCTCGTCATGCAGCGTTCTTTCAACCGGCCCTACATGTGGCCCTTCATCCCATTCGATCCGAAAGGGATGATCAACATCATTCTGAGGATGCCGGTCATGAAAAACAAAAAGCGTCCCAACCTGCTTCGTCCGCAGCAGCGGGACAAGATGCCCGATGCCGAGGGAGGCTGA